One window of Mesorhizobium loti R88b genomic DNA carries:
- a CDS encoding MmcQ/YjbR family DNA-binding protein, with product MTLDDYNSFCASLPATNHIVQWGGAHVWKVGTKVFAIGGWDHGQQLFVTFKCSDIAFDVLKEQPGCRPAPYLASRGMTWIQRQTSQSMDDGALKDYLRESHRLVALKLTKQARKDLGLAS from the coding sequence ATGACGCTGGACGACTACAACAGCTTCTGCGCTTCGCTGCCCGCGACAAATCATATCGTCCAGTGGGGCGGCGCCCATGTCTGGAAGGTCGGCACCAAGGTGTTTGCGATCGGCGGCTGGGATCACGGCCAGCAGCTCTTCGTCACCTTCAAATGTTCCGACATCGCCTTTGATGTGCTGAAGGAGCAGCCGGGTTGCCGGCCGGCGCCCTATCTTGCCTCGCGCGGCATGACATGGATCCAGCGTCAGACAAGCCAAAGCATGGATGATGGGGCGCTGAAGGACTATCTGCGCGAGAGCCATCGCCTGGTCGCCCTGAAGCTGACCAAGCAGGCGCGCAAGGACTTGGGGCTCGCAAGCTAG
- the prmC gene encoding peptide chain release factor N(5)-glutamine methyltransferase, which translates to MADPLPEALGPLLREARARLVAAAVGDPTLDARLIVEHFSGTTRTQAVSDPARKVAADALAQIDAALKRRAGGEPVHRILGYREFYGLRLSLSPETLEPRPDTETLVEAVLPFVKAIAAREGECRVLDLGTGTGAIALALLSAEPAATATGVDIAAGALATASRNARQLGLADRFTALESNWFEKVSGRYHVIAANPPYILSQDIENLQDEVRDFDPRAALDGGEDGLDPYRTIAAEAEVFLKPEGRIAVEIGYTQQDDVTGIFTAAGYAPVGAFRDLGGNDRVLVFQRGNP; encoded by the coding sequence ATGGCTGATCCTTTGCCCGAGGCGCTGGGGCCGCTGCTGCGGGAAGCGCGGGCCAGGCTTGTGGCGGCCGCAGTCGGTGATCCCACGCTCGATGCCAGGCTGATCGTCGAACATTTTTCCGGAACGACGCGGACGCAGGCGGTCTCCGATCCCGCACGCAAAGTGGCAGCCGACGCACTTGCGCAGATCGATGCCGCCTTGAAACGGCGGGCGGGTGGCGAGCCGGTGCATCGTATCCTCGGTTACCGCGAGTTCTATGGCCTGCGCCTGTCACTGTCGCCCGAAACGCTGGAGCCGAGGCCTGATACTGAAACGCTGGTCGAGGCGGTGCTGCCCTTCGTCAAGGCAATCGCCGCGCGGGAGGGTGAATGCCGCGTTCTGGATCTCGGCACCGGAACGGGCGCAATCGCGCTGGCGCTGCTGAGCGCAGAGCCGGCCGCGACCGCCACCGGTGTCGACATTGCCGCTGGCGCTCTGGCGACGGCGAGCCGCAATGCCAGGCAACTGGGCCTCGCCGATCGGTTTACTGCGCTCGAGTCAAACTGGTTCGAAAAAGTTTCCGGCCGATACCATGTAATTGCCGCAAACCCTCCCTACATATTATCACAAGACATCGAAAATCTGCAGGACGAGGTCCGCGATTTCGATCCCCGCGCAGCCCTTGATGGTGGCGAGGATGGTCTGGACCCTTACAGAACAATAGCCGCCGAGGCGGAAGTGTTTTTGAAGCCCGAAGGCAGGATCGCAGTCGAGATCGGTTATACGCAACAGGACGACGTTACGGGTATATTCACGGCCGCGGGCTATGCACCGGTGGGTGCTTTCCGTGATCTCGGCGGAAATGACAGGGTTCTTGTCTTTCAACGGGGAAACCCTTGA
- a CDS encoding L,D-transpeptidase family protein — MFRTIFALSALAAGLVSSAALAAPTQDNAPRVARAASDGGILVAQDGNLDIYYDARGNRVIVDADTGKVIAIQPPQTRLDRRALRRDTRLRELGRAPADDDRYYLDDPEDMARLRRKRMDEDGRVIAPPADEYDPNSDNSVEAYPPAQQDDGGYDNTYPDAPRPAKPGTIKRQPLNEASIDPVQPAQPEVQPANPETPAALPPETGGKAAVDPSLSLGARQDVAALQVLLDRGGASPGVIDGRFGSNVDKALAAYNQINGSNLKSTDAVGIQSALSQSGGDAFANYTITAEDAAGPYVASIPEDYSQKAQLNCMCYTSVTEALAERFHMDENYLKSINKGLDFNRPGTIIKVANFGKLVSTPVARIVADKTKKEVYAYDAGGKLVAAYPATIGSADTPSPTGIHAVSRIALDPNYTYNPNINFKQGENDKILTVPPGPNGPVGSVWIALDKPTYGIHGTPEPSKIGKTESHGCVRLTNWDARELAKLVSPGVTVEFIGGPSSDDVAQQ, encoded by the coding sequence ATGTTCCGCACGATCTTCGCCCTTTCGGCGCTTGCCGCCGGGCTTGTGTCTTCTGCCGCGCTTGCCGCGCCGACACAGGACAACGCACCAAGAGTTGCCCGCGCTGCCAGTGATGGCGGCATTCTCGTCGCCCAGGACGGAAATCTGGACATCTATTACGACGCCCGCGGCAACCGCGTCATCGTCGATGCCGATACCGGCAAGGTCATCGCCATCCAGCCGCCGCAGACACGCCTTGACCGCCGCGCGCTGCGCCGCGATACACGGCTGCGCGAATTGGGCCGCGCTCCTGCCGATGATGACCGCTATTATCTCGACGATCCGGAAGACATGGCGCGTTTGCGCCGCAAGCGGATGGACGAGGACGGCCGGGTTATCGCCCCGCCGGCGGATGAATACGATCCCAACAGTGACAACTCCGTAGAGGCCTACCCACCAGCGCAACAGGACGATGGCGGCTACGACAACACTTATCCCGATGCACCGCGGCCGGCAAAGCCGGGCACGATCAAGCGCCAGCCGCTCAACGAGGCTTCGATAGACCCTGTTCAGCCGGCCCAGCCGGAGGTGCAGCCAGCCAATCCGGAAACGCCGGCGGCGCTGCCGCCGGAGACCGGCGGCAAGGCCGCCGTCGATCCGTCGCTGTCGCTCGGCGCGCGTCAGGATGTGGCGGCGCTGCAGGTCCTGCTCGACCGTGGCGGCGCTTCGCCGGGCGTGATTGACGGGCGCTTCGGCTCGAATGTCGACAAGGCCTTGGCCGCCTACAACCAGATCAACGGCAGCAATCTGAAATCGACCGACGCGGTCGGCATCCAGTCAGCTCTTTCGCAATCCGGTGGCGACGCCTTTGCCAACTACACAATCACGGCGGAGGATGCGGCAGGCCCTTATGTCGCCTCGATCCCGGAAGACTACAGCCAGAAGGCGCAGCTCAACTGCATGTGCTATACCTCGGTCACCGAGGCGCTGGCCGAGCGCTTCCACATGGACGAGAACTATCTAAAGTCGATCAACAAGGGCCTCGACTTCAACCGTCCCGGCACGATCATCAAGGTCGCCAATTTCGGCAAGCTGGTGTCTACGCCGGTCGCGCGCATCGTCGCCGACAAAACCAAGAAAGAAGTGTACGCCTACGATGCGGGCGGCAAGCTGGTCGCAGCCTATCCCGCCACAATCGGCTCGGCCGACACGCCATCGCCCACCGGCATCCACGCCGTGTCGCGCATCGCGCTCGACCCGAACTATACCTACAACCCCAATATCAACTTCAAGCAGGGCGAGAACGACAAGATTCTCACCGTTCCGCCAGGCCCCAACGGCCCTGTCGGGTCGGTCTGGATCGCCTTGGACAAGCCGACCTACGGCATCCACGGAACGCCCGAGCCGTCGAAGATCGGCAAGACCGAAAGCCATGGCTGCGTGCGCCTGACCAACTGGGACGCACGAGAGCTCGCCAAGCTGGTGTCGCCAGGCGTCACCGTGGAATTCATTGGCGGACCTTCATCCGATGACGTTGCGCAGCAATGA
- a CDS encoding DUF4167 domain-containing protein: MRPQQQNRRMRGRNNNGGGGGGNNNNNNNNRKGPNPLTRNYESNGPDVKIRGSAQQIAEKYATLARDAQSSGDRVMAENYLQHAEHYNRIIAAAQAQMPIQNAQQNRDDFDDDGDEDRDDFDNSGNNSNTISDAQIPVANHGTGPQPVIEGMPAEVALNRENGRDNRDNGGRDNGGRNNGRDNNGGRHRDRRPNGGYGQNGQRDFASSSDQGGQQQRNEAPVQADAQAEPASPVEIVAVAEPAPLFESFSPAALAAQAELNEAAAESGAARRPRRPRRPRTNADQVDSGGDNADTGEVAAAPADSGSTEPVIVDIDN; this comes from the coding sequence ATGAGGCCACAACAGCAGAACAGGCGCATGCGCGGTCGCAACAACAATGGCGGCGGCGGTGGCGGCAACAACAATAATAATAACAACAATCGCAAGGGACCGAATCCCCTGACGCGTAACTACGAGAGTAACGGCCCGGACGTGAAGATCCGTGGATCGGCTCAGCAGATCGCCGAAAAATACGCCACCCTGGCCCGAGATGCGCAAAGTTCCGGCGACCGTGTCATGGCGGAAAACTACCTCCAGCACGCCGAACACTACAATCGCATCATTGCCGCCGCTCAGGCGCAGATGCCGATCCAGAATGCGCAACAGAATCGCGACGATTTCGACGATGACGGCGATGAGGATCGTGACGACTTCGACAATTCCGGCAACAACAGCAACACTATTTCCGATGCCCAGATTCCGGTGGCCAACCACGGCACCGGCCCGCAGCCGGTTATCGAAGGCATGCCGGCCGAGGTCGCGCTGAACCGGGAAAACGGTCGCGACAATCGCGACAATGGCGGGCGCGACAATGGCGGGCGCAACAACGGCCGCGACAACAATGGCGGGCGCCACCGCGATCGTCGCCCCAATGGCGGCTACGGCCAGAACGGCCAGCGCGACTTTGCTTCATCCTCCGATCAAGGTGGCCAGCAGCAGCGCAACGAGGCCCCGGTCCAGGCAGACGCACAGGCAGAGCCCGCTTCACCGGTCGAGATCGTTGCGGTAGCCGAGCCGGCTCCGCTGTTCGAGAGCTTTTCGCCGGCGGCTCTTGCCGCGCAGGCCGAGCTCAACGAGGCGGCCGCCGAGAGCGGCGCTGCCCGTCGCCCGCGCCGCCCGCGGCGTCCGCGCACCAACGCCGATCAGGTCGACAGTGGTGGCGACAATGCCGATACCGGCGAGGTGGCCGCGGCTCCGGCCGATAGTGGCAGCACCGAGCCCGTGATCGTCGACATCGACAACTGA
- a CDS encoding MFS transporter has translation MHSPNEAAAVPLTSPVTNGTFCPQSQRRFVLIAAILASALGFIDGSILAIAMPAIRVDLGASLAEAQWISNAYALTLSALILAGGAAGDRFGLRRAFVAGIVLFVAASLACALAPNAVVLIAFRALQGIGAAIMVPGSLAIIAKAYPKKERGRAIGIWAAASALTTALGPVLGGLVLSAFGGGIWRAIFAINLPLGLISIYLLLTKIPADAPTEKRSLDLGGGALATLAFGALAYGLTSMSSSGEGHMAGPSIAAGVVLLIVFVLFEHRQREPMINLSLFRIGAFAGANVATFFLYFALSANLFYLPMLLIAGWGLSTAEVGFIFLPLSASIALLSGPVGQLSDRIGPRFPIACGSLIVAFAFAGLTLLTHAGMHHFWTGIFPLMALMGLGMALVVSPLSTAIMTAVDDKDTGAASGINNAVSRIGGLIAVAAMGSLAAWVYANALDESVVSGVPGFGEPAPAGLAPALDAARLAAGDAAFSAVSSVTALLCLLSAIIAWTTISGERLPWSRRTENPQD, from the coding sequence ATGCATTCGCCAAATGAAGCCGCCGCAGTCCCGCTGACCAGTCCGGTCACGAACGGAACCTTCTGTCCGCAATCGCAGCGGCGATTCGTGCTGATTGCGGCGATCCTGGCCTCGGCGCTCGGCTTTATCGACGGCTCGATCCTGGCCATCGCCATGCCGGCGATCCGTGTCGATCTCGGTGCCAGTCTTGCCGAGGCACAGTGGATTTCCAATGCCTATGCGTTGACGCTCTCGGCGCTGATCCTTGCCGGCGGTGCCGCCGGCGACCGGTTCGGGCTGCGCCGCGCCTTTGTGGCCGGCATTGTGCTGTTCGTCGCCGCGTCGCTTGCCTGTGCGTTGGCGCCGAACGCTGTCGTGCTGATCGCGTTTCGCGCCCTCCAGGGCATCGGGGCTGCAATCATGGTGCCGGGCAGTCTCGCCATCATCGCCAAGGCCTATCCGAAGAAAGAACGCGGCCGCGCGATCGGCATCTGGGCCGCCGCCTCGGCACTGACCACCGCGCTCGGCCCGGTGCTCGGCGGTCTGGTGCTGTCGGCTTTCGGCGGCGGCATCTGGCGGGCGATCTTCGCCATCAATCTGCCGCTCGGCCTGATCTCGATCTATCTTCTGCTCACCAAGATCCCGGCCGATGCGCCGACGGAAAAACGCAGTCTGGATTTGGGTGGCGGTGCGCTGGCGACGCTGGCCTTCGGCGCGCTCGCCTATGGGCTGACCTCGATGAGTTCCAGCGGCGAGGGCCATATGGCGGGACCAAGCATTGCCGCCGGTGTCGTGCTGCTTATCGTCTTTGTCCTGTTCGAGCACCGGCAGCGCGAGCCAATGATCAATCTCAGCCTGTTTCGCATCGGTGCGTTTGCCGGGGCAAATGTCGCGACCTTCTTCCTCTATTTCGCGCTGTCAGCCAATCTCTTCTATCTGCCGATGCTGCTGATCGCCGGCTGGGGGCTGAGCACGGCCGAGGTTGGTTTCATTTTCCTGCCGTTGTCGGCGTCGATCGCGTTGCTGTCGGGACCGGTCGGCCAATTGTCGGACCGGATCGGGCCGCGCTTTCCGATCGCCTGCGGCAGCCTGATCGTCGCGTTCGCCTTCGCCGGACTTACCTTGCTCACCCATGCCGGCATGCACCATTTCTGGACGGGAATATTTCCGCTGATGGCGCTGATGGGGCTCGGCATGGCTCTGGTCGTCTCACCACTCTCAACCGCGATCATGACGGCTGTGGACGACAAGGATACGGGGGCTGCTTCGGGCATCAACAATGCCGTCTCGCGCATAGGCGGCTTGATCGCGGTGGCGGCAATGGGATCGCTAGCCGCCTGGGTCTACGCCAATGCGCTGGACGAAAGTGTGGTCTCAGGCGTGCCAGGCTTTGGCGAGCCGGCGCCGGCTGGACTTGCGCCGGCGCTCGATGCGGCAAGGCTCGCCGCCGGCGATGCGGCGTTTTCCGCCGTCTCGTCTGTTACGGCGCTGCTTTGCCTGCTTTCGGCCATTATCGCGTGGACGACCATTTCCGGTGAGCGGCTGCCATGGTCGCGGCGCACCGAAAATCCGCAAGACTGA
- the clpB gene encoding ATP-dependent chaperone ClpB, with protein MNLEKYSERVRGFIQSAQTMALSRNHQQFTPEHMLKVLVDDDEGLAASLIERAGGTTRDVKLGVETALEAMPKVEGGNGQLYLAQPLAKVFSTAEELAKKAGDSFVTVERLLQALTMEKSAKTADILAKAGVTAQALNQVINDVRKGRTADSASAEQGYDALKKYARDLTADARAGKLDPVIGRDDEIRRTIQVLSRRTKNNPVLIGEPGVGKTAIAEGLALRIVNGDVPESLKDKQLMALDMGSLIAGAKYRGEFEERLKAVLSEVTSANGNIILFIDEMHTLVGAGKADGAMDASNLLKPALARGELHCVGATTLDEYRKHVEKDPALARRFQPVFVDEPTVEDTVSILRGLKEKYEQHHKVRISDSALVAAATLSNRYIADRFLPDKAIDLMDEAASRLRMQVDSKPEALDEIDRRIMQLKIEREALKVETDDASKDRLVRLEKELVGLEEESTEITAKWQAEKQKLGLAADLKKQLDEARNDLAIAQRKGEFQRAGELAYGKIPELEKKLKEAEAQDGKVGMVEEVVTPDHVAHIVSRWTGIPVDKMLQGERDKLLRMEDEIGKRVVGQGEAVQAVSKAVRRARAGLQDPNRPIGSFIFLGPTGVGKTELTKALASFLFDDDSAMVRIDMSEFMEKHSVSRLIGAPPGYVGYEEGGALTEAVRRRPYQVVLFDEIEKAHPDVFNVLLQVLDDGRLTDGQGRTVDFRNTLIIMTSNLGAEYLVNLGEDQDVDQVRDEVMNVVKASFRPEFLNRVDEVILFHRLRRQDMGRIVEIQLKRLESLLVDRKITLSLDKEAIEWLAAKGYDPAYGARPLKRVMQKELQDPLAEKILLGDILDGSTVKVTAGSDRLNFRSKPSIVAAEAAA; from the coding sequence ATGAACCTTGAGAAATACTCAGAGCGTGTGCGTGGCTTTATCCAGTCGGCGCAGACCATGGCGCTCTCGCGCAATCACCAGCAATTCACTCCCGAACACATGTTGAAGGTGCTCGTCGACGATGACGAGGGCTTGGCCGCGTCGTTGATCGAACGCGCCGGCGGCACCACCCGCGACGTCAAGCTTGGCGTCGAGACGGCACTTGAGGCGATGCCGAAGGTGGAAGGCGGTAACGGCCAGCTCTATCTCGCGCAGCCTTTGGCCAAGGTGTTTTCGACGGCCGAAGAACTGGCCAAGAAGGCCGGTGACAGCTTTGTCACCGTCGAGCGGCTGTTGCAGGCGCTGACCATGGAGAAATCGGCCAAGACCGCCGACATCCTGGCCAAGGCCGGCGTCACCGCGCAGGCCCTGAATCAGGTCATCAACGATGTCCGCAAGGGTCGTACCGCGGATTCGGCGAGCGCCGAGCAGGGCTATGACGCGCTGAAGAAGTACGCGCGCGATCTCACGGCGGACGCCCGCGCGGGCAAGCTCGACCCGGTGATTGGTCGCGACGACGAGATCCGCCGCACCATCCAGGTGTTGTCGCGCCGCACCAAGAACAATCCGGTGCTGATCGGCGAGCCGGGCGTCGGCAAGACGGCGATCGCCGAAGGCCTGGCGCTGCGCATCGTCAATGGCGACGTGCCGGAATCGCTGAAGGACAAGCAGTTGATGGCGCTCGACATGGGCTCGCTGATTGCCGGCGCCAAATATCGTGGCGAGTTCGAGGAGCGGCTGAAGGCGGTGCTGTCCGAAGTCACTTCGGCCAACGGCAACATCATCCTGTTCATCGACGAGATGCACACGCTGGTCGGCGCCGGTAAGGCTGACGGCGCGATGGATGCGTCGAACCTGTTGAAGCCCGCGCTCGCGCGTGGCGAACTGCACTGCGTCGGTGCGACCACGCTCGATGAATACAGAAAACATGTCGAGAAGGATCCGGCACTTGCCCGCCGCTTCCAGCCCGTTTTCGTCGATGAGCCGACGGTGGAAGACACCGTCTCGATCCTGCGCGGCCTGAAGGAAAAATACGAGCAGCACCACAAGGTGCGTATTTCCGACTCGGCTCTGGTGGCGGCGGCGACGCTGTCCAATCGCTACATCGCCGACCGCTTCCTGCCGGACAAAGCAATCGACCTGATGGACGAAGCCGCGTCGCGGCTCAGGATGCAGGTCGATTCCAAGCCCGAGGCGCTGGATGAGATCGACCGCCGCATCATGCAGCTCAAGATCGAGCGCGAGGCGCTGAAGGTCGAGACGGACGATGCCTCGAAAGACCGGCTCGTCCGCCTGGAAAAAGAACTTGTCGGCCTTGAGGAAGAATCGACCGAGATCACCGCCAAGTGGCAGGCCGAGAAGCAGAAGCTCGGGCTCGCCGCCGATCTGAAGAAGCAGCTCGACGAGGCGCGCAACGACCTTGCCATTGCCCAGCGCAAGGGTGAATTCCAGCGCGCCGGCGAGCTTGCCTATGGCAAGATCCCCGAGCTGGAAAAGAAGCTGAAGGAGGCCGAAGCCCAGGACGGCAAGGTCGGCATGGTCGAGGAAGTGGTCACACCCGACCACGTCGCTCATATCGTCTCGCGCTGGACCGGCATTCCCGTCGACAAGATGCTGCAGGGCGAGCGCGACAAGCTGCTGCGCATGGAAGACGAGATCGGCAAGCGTGTCGTCGGCCAGGGCGAGGCGGTGCAGGCCGTTTCCAAGGCGGTACGGCGCGCGCGTGCGGGCCTGCAGGATCCGAACCGGCCGATCGGCTCGTTCATCTTCCTCGGGCCGACGGGTGTCGGCAAAACCGAACTGACCAAGGCGCTGGCAAGCTTCCTGTTCGACGACGATAGCGCCATGGTGCGCATCGACATGTCGGAGTTCATGGAAAAGCACTCGGTTTCCCGGCTGATCGGTGCGCCTCCCGGCTATGTCGGCTATGAGGAAGGCGGCGCGCTGACCGAAGCGGTGCGGCGCCGGCCCTATCAGGTCGTGCTGTTCGACGAGATCGAGAAGGCGCATCCGGATGTTTTCAACGTCTTGCTGCAGGTGCTCGATGACGGCCGCCTGACTGATGGCCAGGGCCGCACGGTCGATTTCCGCAACACGCTGATCATCATGACGTCCAACCTCGGCGCCGAATATCTGGTCAATCTCGGCGAGGATCAGGATGTCGACCAGGTTCGCGACGAGGTGATGAATGTCGTCAAGGCGTCGTTCCGGCCGGAGTTCCTGAACCGCGTTGACGAGGTGATCCTGTTCCACCGGCTGCGCCGGCAGGACATGGGCCGCATCGTGGAGATCCAGCTCAAGCGGCTGGAAAGCCTGCTTGTCGATCGCAAGATCACGCTGTCGCTGGACAAGGAGGCGATCGAGTGGCTGGCAGCCAAGGGTTACGACCCGGCCTATGGCGCACGGCCGCTTAAGCGGGTGATGCAGAAGGAGTTGCAGGACCCGCTGGCGGAGAAAATCCTGCTCGGCGATATTCTCGATGGCTCGACCGTCAAGGTCACCGCCGGTTCCGACCGGCTGAACTTCCGCTCGAAGCCGTCGATTGTCGCGGCTGAAGCGGCCGCCTGA
- a CDS encoding TMEM175 family protein: protein MKHPLEASAEGRGRIVGITDGVFAIALTLIVLEIRVPAHEIIHSERNLLAAIAALAPRFLTYALSFLTLTIFWFGQQAQHGLIAKSDRRLATLNLCFLAFIALLPFSTDLLADFLEFRTAVLVYWLNLLMLGVTLLASWHYADKNGFVAEDVDAETRRTVYLRIVKAQILWAVGAALCLISPLLSIGFILLVQLIYAAALRSSLLRNVIG, encoded by the coding sequence ATGAAGCATCCACTGGAAGCATCGGCGGAAGGGCGCGGCCGCATCGTTGGCATCACCGACGGCGTCTTCGCAATCGCGCTCACGCTCATCGTGCTCGAGATCCGGGTGCCGGCGCATGAGATAATCCATTCCGAGCGCAATCTGCTTGCCGCTATTGCCGCACTGGCGCCGCGCTTCCTGACCTATGCGTTGAGCTTCCTGACGCTGACCATCTTCTGGTTCGGCCAGCAGGCGCAGCATGGGCTGATCGCCAAATCCGACAGGCGGCTCGCGACGCTGAACCTCTGCTTTCTCGCCTTCATCGCCTTGCTGCCGTTCTCGACCGATCTTCTGGCCGATTTCCTCGAATTCAGGACCGCGGTGCTCGTCTACTGGCTCAACCTGCTGATGCTCGGCGTCACGCTGCTCGCCAGCTGGCACTACGCGGATAAGAACGGCTTTGTAGCGGAAGATGTCGACGCCGAAACGAGGCGCACGGTCTATCTGCGCATCGTCAAGGCGCAGATCCTGTGGGCAGTCGGCGCCGCACTCTGCCTGATCAGCCCATTGCTCAGCATCGGCTTCATTCTGCTTGTGCAGTTGATCTATGCCGCTGCGCTGCGCAGCTCATTGCTGCGCAACGTCATCGGATGA
- the prfA gene encoding peptide chain release factor 1, translating into MVNLPRDRMDQVVKRFEMLEAQMSAGPAPDAYVKMASEYAELQDMVAKVRELRAAEHEQADLEAMLADKGTDAEMRALAEADLPGVEDRIEALQKDIQVLLLPRDAADDKNAILEIRAGTGGDEAALFAGDLFRMYERYAAERGWRFETVSASDGDAGGFKEIIATISGRGVFAHLKFESGVHRVQRVPATEASGRIHTSAATVAVLPEAEEVDIDIKAEDIRIDTMRASGSGGQHVNTTDSAVRITHLPTGIMVVQAEKSQHQNRAKAMQILRARLYDLERSKADEERSESRKSQVGSGDRSERIRTYNFPQGRLTDHRINLTLYKLDRVMMGELDEVIDALIADHQSKLLADIGLDG; encoded by the coding sequence GTTTCGAGATGCTTGAGGCGCAGATGTCTGCCGGGCCGGCGCCGGATGCCTATGTGAAGATGGCGTCGGAATATGCCGAGCTGCAGGACATGGTGGCCAAGGTCAGGGAACTGCGCGCGGCCGAGCATGAGCAGGCCGACCTCGAAGCGATGCTTGCCGACAAGGGCACCGATGCGGAGATGCGGGCGCTCGCCGAGGCAGATCTGCCCGGCGTGGAGGATCGCATCGAGGCGCTGCAGAAGGACATTCAGGTCCTTCTGTTGCCCAGGGATGCCGCCGACGACAAGAACGCCATCCTCGAAATCCGTGCCGGTACCGGCGGCGATGAGGCCGCCCTTTTCGCCGGTGATCTGTTTCGAATGTATGAGCGCTATGCAGCCGAACGCGGCTGGCGGTTCGAGACGGTGTCGGCCAGCGATGGCGATGCCGGTGGTTTCAAGGAAATCATCGCCACCATTTCCGGCAGGGGGGTCTTTGCCCATCTGAAATTCGAATCTGGCGTGCATCGCGTGCAGCGCGTGCCGGCGACCGAGGCCAGCGGGCGCATTCATACTTCCGCCGCGACCGTCGCCGTGTTGCCGGAAGCCGAAGAGGTCGATATCGACATCAAGGCCGAAGACATCCGCATTGACACGATGCGCGCCTCGGGCTCCGGCGGCCAGCACGTCAACACCACCGATTCGGCGGTGCGCATCACCCATCTGCCGACCGGCATCATGGTGGTGCAGGCGGAGAAGTCGCAGCACCAGAACCGGGCGAAGGCCATGCAGATCCTACGCGCCCGGCTCTACGACCTGGAGCGCAGCAAGGCGGACGAGGAGCGTTCCGAATCGCGCAAGTCGCAGGTTGGCTCCGGAGATCGCTCGGAGCGCATCCGCACCTACAATTTCCCGCAAGGCCGCCTCACCGACCATCGCATCAACCTGACGCTTTACAAGCTCGACCGGGTGATGATGGGCGAACTCGACGAAGTCATTGACGCGCTGATCGCCGATCACCAGTCGAAGCTGCTCGCCGATATCGGCCTTGATGGCTGA